ATCAACTCATCATCTTGATTTTTCACAGAAATCTCATAAACCGCTGTTTTTCTGGTTTCATTTAATAAAATACTTTCTGCTGTTAACACATCGCCCAACCGAACTGCTTTCATAAAATTGATGTAACAATTGAGCGCCACCGCTGCATCATCTTTTGTGTTCGAAGAAAATGCCAAAGCCGAATCCGCTAATGCAAACGTAACGCCGCCATGCACGGTTTTCAATCCATTAATCATTTCGTTCTTTATAGGCATTGTTATCAAACAATAATTTTCTTTCGCATCCAACAGCTCAACGCCCATCCATTGTGAAAACGCATCTTGGTTTAAAAGTTTTTGAGCTTCTACTAAATAAGAGTTCTCCATTTATTTCCCGATGTATTCTGGTTTGCGTTTTTCTAAGAAAGCGGTAATACCCTCGCGGAAATCATGAGATTGCGCTGCGGACTGTTGATAGATAGACTCGAGATCCAACTGCTCTTTCAAGGTGTGATGCTCGGACTCAACGAAAGCTTTTTTCGTCAATCCGATTGCTTTTGTCGCAGCGAAACTAAGATGGCTTAATATTTCAAATGATTTTTCAGCAAAATCAGCATCTGGGAAAACATCCGCAATCATACCTAATTTTTTAGCTTCTAAAGCAGGCACTTTTTTTCCAGTAAATGCTAGATAACTCGCTACTTGTCTACCCACCAACTTCGGCAGATAATAAGTTCCTGCGGTATCCGGAATCAAGCCTATATTAGCAAAACCTAAAGATAGATAAGCACTTTCTGTTGCCAATGCAAAATCCGTAATCATCGCCAACATCGCTCCTGCACCAACAGCTGGTCCATTAATTAACGCAACAATTGGTTTTTTAGAATGTGTAATCGCCTCAACCAAAGGATTATAATAATCAATAACAATTCTTTGGATTTCGCGGTCGTCATCAACATGATCTTTAAGATCAACAGCGTCTTTAAGGTTTTGTCCAGCACAGAAAGCCTTTCCCCTACCAGATATTGCAATACAACGCACCACTTCTTCTCTACCAAAGGCTTCAATAACATGTCTTAGCTCTTTGAGCATTGTTTTATTTAGACTGTTAAAAACTTCTGGTTGATTTAGAAATATTACTTTTAATCGTCCGTCAAAATGCGATTCTACTTCAAATTGTGTGTACATACTTATGGGTTTTCCCAAAGATAGGATTTCTCAAGCGAATTTTAAAATGAAGATGAATGCTAGGAATAAGATGCAAACGAGAAATTTTGTCACGTTAAATCTTGGTTAAATTTCAATAATTCGGAAATTTTGGCTTAATTTTTAATAAATTTAACAAATGTATAGTTTTTGAGAACTAAAATTCAGAATTAAATGATTAGATATTCAAGCTTTAGGTTTTGAGAAATAATGGTTTCAACTTAAAACCTGATACTTGAATTAAAAAAAAACTAAAATTTAAATACAATCACACAATATGAATTTAAACCAATATACCGTAAAATCACAAGAAGCCATCCAAGCTGCACAACAAGTCGCTATGGAATTTGGCAACCAACAGATTGAACCTCAACACTTAGTTGAAGGCATCTTTCAAGTGGATGAAAATATATCGCCGTTTTTATTGAAAAAATCGGAAGCAGATGCCAATTTAGTTAGAGAAAGAAACCGCGAATTGTTAGAAAAACTTCCAAAAGTGGAAGGCGGAAACATTTACCTTTCTCAATCGGCGAATAAAATTTTATTAGACGCACCCAATATCGCTAAAAAAATGGGTGACGAATATGTAACCATCGAGCATCTTTGGTTATCACTTCTGGAGATTTCTTCGCCAGTTTCTCAACTTTTGAAAGACATGGGCGTTACCAAGAAATTATTGGAAAGCGGAATTAATGAACTTCGAAAAGGTTCAAAAGCGACTTCGGCAAGTTCTGAGGAAACGTATCAATCTTTAAATAAATATGCTAAAAACTTCAATGAACTCGCTGCTGAAGGGAAGTTAGATCCCGTAATCGGTCGTGATGAAGAAATTAGAAGGGTTTTGCAAATTCTTTCGAGAAGAACTAAAAACAATCCGATTTTGATTGGTGAACCCGGAGTTGGTAAAACCGCCATCGCAGAAGGAATTGCCCATAGAATTATTTCCGGCGACGTTCCTGAAAATTTGATGGACAAAACGCTTTATTCCTTGGATATGGGCGCTTTGATTGCCGGTGCAAAATACAAAGGC
This genomic stretch from Chryseobacterium sp. POL2 harbors:
- a CDS encoding PaaI family thioesterase: MENSYLVEAQKLLNQDAFSQWMGVELLDAKENYCLITMPIKNEMINGLKTVHGGVTFALADSALAFSSNTKDDAAVALNCYINFMKAVRLGDVLTAESILLNETRKTAVYEISVKNQDDELMASFRGTVYKIGKKVADL
- a CDS encoding enoyl-CoA hydratase/isomerase family protein; the protein is MYTQFEVESHFDGRLKVIFLNQPEVFNSLNKTMLKELRHVIEAFGREEVVRCIAISGRGKAFCAGQNLKDAVDLKDHVDDDREIQRIVIDYYNPLVEAITHSKKPIVALINGPAVGAGAMLAMITDFALATESAYLSLGFANIGLIPDTAGTYYLPKLVGRQVASYLAFTGKKVPALEAKKLGMIADVFPDADFAEKSFEILSHLSFAATKAIGLTKKAFVESEHHTLKEQLDLESIYQQSAAQSHDFREGITAFLEKRKPEYIGK